GATCCGGGGCTGGAGAAGGAGGCGTGGGTCTCGCAGACCCTGCTGGAGTGGGGCTCCTGCGGCAAGATCGCGTACGTCGACGGCATGCCGGCCGGGTTCGTGCTCTACGCCCCGCCGATGTACGTGCCGCGTGGCAACGCCTTCCCCACCTCGCCGGTCTCCCCCGACGCGGTGCAGCTGATGACGGCGCACGTGGTGGCCGCGTTCGCCGGGGGCGGGCTGGGCCGGGTGCTGATCCAGTCGGTGGCCCGCGACCTCACCAAGCGCGGCGTCAAGGCGATCGAGGCGTTCGGCGACGCGAAGTTCGGCGAGCACGCCGAGGAGGACTCGCGGCAGTTCAGCTGCCTCGCCCCGGCCGACTTCTTCCTCGCCGTGGGCTTCAAGACGGTCCGCCCGCACCCGCGCTTCCCGCGGCTGCGGATGGAGCTGCGGACCGCGCTGTCGTGGAAGTCCGACGTCGAGTACGCGCTGGAGAAGCTGCTCGGCTCGATGAGCCCGGAGCTGCTGCGCCCCGGCGTGCGCCCGGCCGTGCGCGGCACCACCAATTAGCGGCGCCCACCGACCAGGCGCCGCCAGACGGTCGTGCGGTCAGGTCCGGGGCAGCGGGGCGCGGGCGGCCAGATCGGCCCGGTCGGCGGCAGCCCGTCCCGAGGCCCAACCGGCCAGGTTGCCGATCCGCGCCGCGCCGGTCACCCGGTTCGGGAACAGCTCGTCGAACGCCGTGCTGACCGCCTCGTTGCGCGCGGCGAGCACGGGCACCAGGTCCGTGCCGGCCGCCGCTTCGGCGTGGCCCTCCTCGGCGGCCTCGGCCAGCCGCTCGCCGATGCGGTCGGCGTACGCGCTCAGGAACGCCTGCCGGAACGAGCGCACGTCGTTGCGGCCATAGCGGTCCGGCCGGGCGTTCGCGGCGGTCATCGCCCGCACCGCCTGCACCAGCAGCGAGGTGTAGAGCAGCTCGACGGCGTCCAGGTCGGGCTCGAAGCCGACCATGGTGCTCAGGCCGTACTCCTTGAAGTTCACCGCGCGGCAGTTGTTGGCCCTCGCGACGACCTGGAGCAGCAGCGCCTTCGGGCCCTCGTACGGGTTGGCGATGACGATGCGCCGGGTGTCCGGGCCGTCGCCGCCGCCCGCGGTGGCGTCCAGCAGCGCGTGGTCGATGCTGTGCCGGGCCATCAGCTGCTGGGCCTTGGCGGTGAACGCCTCCGCCTCCTCAGGGAAGCCGGTCGACTCGGCCTTGGCCAGCAGCGCCCGGATGCGGTCCAGCATGCGCTGGTCGGCGGCCTGCGTCGCGCGGCTCGCGCTGCGCCGGGGCGGGATGGGCGTACCCGGCGCGTGCCCGGCCTTCTCCAGCCGCGGCAGCTCGTGGTGGATCCAGCGCATCAGCTCGAACGCGCCGCCGAGCACCTTCAGCCGGTCCAGCCCGTGCCGCTGCCCGAACGCCGCCAGGTGCTCCTCGTCGGCGCCCCACCAGACGGCCGCCTCCAGCACCTCCAGCTGCGAGTGCCAGCGGCCGGTGACGGTCTCGGGGGCGTGTGCCCGCATCCGGCCCGCGCTGGCGTCGCTCAGCAGGCGGATCATCCATGCGGTCACGGCGGCCGGAGCCTTCACCTTGGCGGCGAAGCGGCGCAGGGCGTGGTCCAGCTCCGCCGGCTGCCAGTTCAGGTCCCACGCGTGCTGCACCGCCAGCCCGGTCGCGTGCAGGGCGGCGGCGCCGACCGCGCCGGAGTCCAGGGTGCTCGCGTACACGTCATCGCAGGCCTTGCGGAAGGCGCGGTGGTCGCGGCGGTGCAGCGCGCCGGTGACCTCGGCGAACATCCGGTCGGCGTAGCGGCGGTGCGTGGCGGCGCCGTCGGTG
The Catellatospora sp. IY07-71 DNA segment above includes these coding regions:
- a CDS encoding DUF2786 domain-containing protein, with protein sequence MTATTPSTDGAATHRRYADRMFAEVTGALHRRDHRAFRKACDDVYASTLDSGAVGAAALHATGLAVQHAWDLNWQPAELDHALRRFAAKVKAPAAVTAWMIRLLSDASAGRMRAHAPETVTGRWHSQLEVLEAAVWWGADEEHLAAFGQRHGLDRLKVLGGAFELMRWIHHELPRLEKAGHAPGTPIPPRRSASRATQAADQRMLDRIRALLAKAESTGFPEEAEAFTAKAQQLMARHSIDHALLDATAGGGDGPDTRRIVIANPYEGPKALLLQVVARANNCRAVNFKEYGLSTMVGFEPDLDAVELLYTSLLVQAVRAMTAANARPDRYGRNDVRSFRQAFLSAYADRIGERLAEAAEEGHAEAAAGTDLVPVLAARNEAVSTAFDELFPNRVTGAARIGNLAGWASGRAAADRADLAARAPLPRT
- a CDS encoding GNAT family N-acetyltransferase: MSRRVVNLTLDTLEDLPKGCRNCVFWELDPVSAERACAAGDPGLEKEAWVSQTLLEWGSCGKIAYVDGMPAGFVLYAPPMYVPRGNAFPTSPVSPDAVQLMTAHVVAAFAGGGLGRVLIQSVARDLTKRGVKAIEAFGDAKFGEHAEEDSRQFSCLAPADFFLAVGFKTVRPHPRFPRLRMELRTALSWKSDVEYALEKLLGSMSPELLRPGVRPAVRGTTN